A region of the Mauremys mutica isolate MM-2020 ecotype Southern chromosome 14, ASM2049712v1, whole genome shotgun sequence genome:
AGTTTCAAGTGGCTTCATGTCCGACAACGAAGGATTCGCAGAGCTCTGACTGCCACCTGCTACATTCTGGCTGGTGGTTGTGAGCGAGGTGAAATGAGCATTAAGGAAATCTTTTCTAAAAACCTCCCCAGAATATGTCAGGGCTCAAAGGTGCCCAGGACGGAGCAAGAAATCCCCTTACAATCTCATCGTCTAAGACTATAACCGACCAAACTAATAAACCACATCACGACACCTCAGAACTGTTCAGACCTGGACCCCAACCCGTTGGTCTTGGACCCCTTTCTGATTTGAACTAGGTCTCCCTGAATCACTGAAGTTTTTGATGTTTACAGCTGGTAAATAAGACATGGGGCAGCCAGGATGCCTGAGCAAACAGACTTGTCCGTTCCTCCctccctcaatctctctctctttttctctctcagacAGATGGAAAGGAGAAAATCTCTGAGGTTGCTGACCCTAAGGAAGAGAGTGCATCCACAGTGTGCTTCCCATATTACAACATGAGGACAGGAAGAAACCAGAGATTCTCTTCGTAGACGGGCTGCCGCACTGAAATGGTGCATTGAGCAATCAAACCAGTTGGAAACCCAGTATCTAGAAATAAAAAGTGACTGTTTGTTTTATaatgcaggggggctgcaggaggcCAAACCAAAGGCAAGAGGTTTAGAGGAAGCAGATGTAGCTGGTTTATTTCATATTCCTGAGCAGTTCAACTGCAAGTTTGGGTTGGGCTATTTATTTGTAAAAGGTAATGGCTACCCATCTCTCTATATACAATCCTCTGCATCCAGGGCAAACATACTGGTCTTCAGGAACTTTACACAACTACTGACAATAGAGGTGGGTCCACCCCAAACACCCTTAAATGGTGACGGCATTACTTGGTTGGACCCTTTTCTCCAGAACGACCGGCACCAAATCCCAGGATCTGAATGTTCCCAAGATCCGGGGAAATGTGGATCTGGATCTAAGCTTTGCTACTTGGTCCTAACCCTAAATTACAAGTTCAcctccccttcacacacacacacagacacacacaccattcAAATGAGTCCATTTCCTCTTCATCAGACTGATTGATTATCTCCGTAGAGCTTCTCTTGCAGCATCATTTTACCAGAGCATTAGGGAAGGACGGTGTTTGGAATGCTGGTGGCCATTTCAGAAGCTGGCTTCTATCCCTAGAGCAGTACAATGTAGCCCAGGCCATTGGAAACACTGGAGAAATATGTAAAGCTTATTAAATAGTGAATTATACTGAAGTGTCAGTCGTGCGCCTCTCCTTCCAGCGCGCGTGCCTCTCCACGGAGCTGTGGAACTCTAGCTGTTCAATCTGTCAGTCCTAAAGCCGCCTTTGAACCCCAAGAACGCTCCAAGCCCGAGTGGGCCGTGTCAGGCTTGTGGTTGCAGTGTAACATCGGGTCCGAGGtcctccctgtgcccccaggAGGCAGTGAGCACCACTCTGTCTCCTGCAAAAACCGTCCCTTCGGTGTGAGGCTCTTAAGAAAGGGTTAAAAGGCAGCTCATCCTGCCAAGAGGGTGTGTTGCTGAAGGCCCATCTCCCCTAACCCTCAAGGCGACCCAAGCAGCCCCTCGGGGGAAAAGGTCAGGCCCAACTCCAGGAAAATCCAGGTTCTTCTGCTTTCAGTATATGGGGCCGTTATGGCTCTGAGCTGTTGCCTGCTCTGCTGGGAGACCGCAATGGTGTCTCGTGTAGCCCCTTACTTCCATGTACGAATGCGAAGACATCAAAGGAGGGCGGTCTGCTCCCTTCCTTCCCTCTGGGGGATTTTAACCCCCTTTCTGCCAGGGTTATTGCAGGGTCCCTAGACCAGCTCAGCCCAGGACTTCGGGTCAGGTCGCTCTACAAAGAGAACGTCCAATGTTCACGTGGGCAGAGATGGTCCCAAGAGGGTCAGTGAGAAGCGGTTCTTTGGCTGGGTGGTCCCCAGCCCTTATGGGTTCAGACCTGTGTGGTATTGAGCTGCACAGCAGCTACAGCTAATGCCATCGGAACAGAGCAGCTAAATCCCGGGCAACACTGATTGCTTTGGACGAGCACGTTCCACCTGGCAGGAAGCCGGAGGGCACATATTTGTGGAGGGGCAAGCGCTGGGCTCTCAAGTAACACCAACGGCTGAATTCTGAACCCAGGGTCCTTTTCACTGGTGCTGAATGGAAGTAGCAGAAAGAACGCTGCCTGCACTGCAGAGGCCAGCTGGAGCCTTGTGCTCTGCCTACAACCGCTcggctggggaaaggtgggggggTCCTTACTGGGATGTGCCAATGGAGGAGAGTAAATACAAGGCACCCAGGTTccacttcagtgggaccagagaGGAGAACCCAAGTGAAGAGAAACCAACGAAAGTGTTtgaacagctccctgcagccccaagCCACTAAGTTTCATGCAGCTGTGCTGGGTCTGTCCGTCTGCTCAAGCGAGGCAGTGCGGGTGGGTTAAAGTACAAAATATGGTGGCAGGTGGCTCTAGCAATGACACGTTGCATTTGGGCAAGTcaattaacttctctgtgccttgcttttcccatctgtagaatggaacTAGCACTGAGCTCCCTCACAGGGCTGCAGCAAGGCTTAATAAGTGTTTGCAATGCATTGTGAGAGCCTCACAATGGGAGTCTACAGTGTCGTTTACATTTCTAGCTTTCATTATGGGAAGGCAGCATTGCCTAGTGGATAgaccactggactgggactcaggagagttgGGGTcgaatcccagctctgccactagcaTGTTTGGTGACTTTTGGCAACTCAtgtcaccgctctgtgcctcagtttctccatgtgtaaaatggggataatgatactgatctcctttgtaaaccATTTTAAGAGCTACAGCTGAAAAGTTTAGTATAAGAGCCAAGTATTGGTATTGCAATGCTGCATATTATTTATTGGGGCTGCTAACACTGAGGCAGAGCCTGACCTTGCATGATTTGGTGTAACACCACTGAactcagtttacatcagctgcaCTTCCCTTTGCTTTCAAATAGCTAGAAATGCAGTTCATGGTGATCTCAGTTTGGGAGGGTTTTTTGGGTTCAGATTTCTAGAGGGGAATACAGCAGATACGCCCTCGCTTGGAGCAAATAGCCTGTGCAGCCAGGAACGATTCACCAAATGATGTTGTTAGATctatccatgtcctcatcagaAACTGATCCACGTTATCTGCCTTCCAATTCCTCCTTAGAAATCTCCTTTGCCACaaggcctacaaaaaacttgacaacggtTGGGCCACTCTTGTGCTGAGACCATTGCCTggcatgctgaccaatactggcTCATTgattccttgtactcccccatcggTCTGTATCCATAAGTTTTCTTTAGTCTTTATACTAtgaagctgtttggggcagggactgtctgttcaGTGTCTAGCACATTAGGGTCCTGGTCCTTGCTGGGAGCTCgtaggcactgctgtaatacaCTAATAATATAGCCTGACCCATCCAAAGGTGACACTGCGCTCTGTCACTCATGCCCTTCAGCAGCATTGCTGTGGCCAGAGGAAAAACCAGGACGATACAGAAAGGGGTTCCAGACAAGCACGCGGGTGATTTCTGCAGAAGGGTTTGTTCCAACCACAAGCCATGGTTGCACCTGTGACCCATCATGAGTGTCACAAGTGGGAATGCATCGTGCCATTGCACACACAGCTAACCCAGATCTGGTGCCATGCTGCCTCCTTCCCACTCCCTAGCTACATGGGATCAGGTGGGAGGAGGGCAAACAGGGGTGGAAGCAATGTGAAAAATGAATGAGACCCCTTTCAAGCTGAAAGGAGCATTAGCTAGCTTGAGCCCTCTTTGGTAGGACAACACCCTCCAGCTCTTTGCAAGACATTTAGCCAGAGAGGGGCTAAAGATTATTCTTGTCTTCTTTCATCCCCTAAAATCCTCATTTAGGAGGTACCTAAGCCATGGTGTACGCAAACACACTGATCTAGTCCATCAAACAAACCTGGTTAGGTTTGGTGGAGTCACCGTTGGCTTTGGCTTGTGCCGCAGAACAAAGTCCTGAAGGATGAGCAGGGCACCTGAGGGAAGATGGGCTGGCAAGTGGCTTTTGAAATCACTGTGCCACATACACCAGACGTTCTCATCACCTTGCCAAACAAGTAGCATACACACGTCCCATTAGCCAGAGACCAGAGTGCCTGGAGCAGGTGCTCATGGGACTGGAGAGGCCACAGTAATGTCTTTGTGGGAAGGTGGCAGATTCTCCAGAAGGCCATGACAGAGGGCAAATTCCTGCACTACCCAGGTAGACCTCATGGAATTAAGCTAAACCTTATTGAATTCAGTGTAAGACCTTTCGGGGGGGTCcattatattaaaaatgcagCTGTGTATGGGTTAGTGTAGGATTGTATGTAATTTTTCTAGGAGTCATGACTCCTACAAACCTTGGGGAAATGCTAGAACTGTTTGGGACAATACGTGTGAAGTGGATATCCCAGGCAGTATTTGGGAGGCCTTCTGAAGCTAAGTCCTGAGGAGAAAGCCTCCTTGTCTACCTATTACCTGCTCCTGAAAACTGCAGATCAAATCCACCTGAACTGTACAACCGATGGACTAAATTTGTCATGTGTGTGCTGGTTCTAAGGGGAGGCTGTTCTGAACCTGTGATCGAAGGTGACCCCCTTTGTCAGGTTTGAAGGGTTAATCGTCCTGCCAGAGCTCATGCTGGAGTTGGTTTTGATCTCTGGTAGGCTTATTAGCAtgcgtgtaggttcttttattgtttttaatgctttcactttaagaataaCACATGCTTGCTtaggaagagctgtgtggtaacttaccACTGTTGGCAATTACTCGGTTATTCGCCTCTGAAGAAAAAGCAGAAGGAATCTGTTTAGGCAGCTTGGCCTTCGATGGGGATCTCACACGATAGTCAGGAAACTGTGCATCCTGGAAATACTCCGGTCAGAAGGGAAATAGACACGTCTCCACCTAAGAGAGGCAATGGCAGGGGAGCCCGAAGCCTGAGTTGAGTGCCCTTACTGGACCATAAAGGGAGAATACAGGTAAAGTTGCCCTCAACCGTGACAGGCCTCAGGTCCCATCCCCGGAATCGACACTAACTATTCTGCCCCTGCAGAAAGCCGCAGTTCCCGTCACAAATACTTGCACACCGGTTTTGCTCCATGTTTGTCCAGCGCCTAGCGCAGTAGCATCCTGGGTCATGGCTAGGGCTCTTCGGCGTGATGGCAgcacaaataataaagaataataattgACTTTTCCACATTAATAAAAGTGTGCGtgcaaatcaatggcaaaactcagagGCTGACTTTAAATTGTTTGGTCCTTAAACCAGAATCCCTGCCAATAAGTATAGCCGTAGTGACTAGGAAACTGCAAGCAGAAACTGATTCTCCTCTCAGCCCCAGCATGTGAGAGGAAATAGTGGGGCCAAAATCAATTCTGTGGGTGCTGCAAGGGCCCAGCTCACAGGGTCAGTTCCTTAGAACGGTGACCAGCTTGGCAGGCCAGGACAGTAAATCCCTCCCCATGATTAACCCCAGAAGAATGCAATAGTCAGCACACTGCCCCTTGGGAGGGAAACTGGCTCCCAGTGACTCCCCATTGGTACCAGTCATTTGGACATTGAAGAAGAATGGAGATAAAAAGATACAAAATAGAGCACTTTATTTGCAAGATACAAATTACAAAACCATTTAAAAAGAGGCATAAAATAAATACTCAGCCgagcagagagagacacacacagtacTGGCTTTGGGCTTTCAGTTGTAAGGCACACGACCCCATTTCTTAAAAATTCCCACTCCCTAGATGCGCATGCATAGAAAGCATGATGATGGGTGTTAGTCgggacatgcacacacatactGTACCAGGCACACAACTTGCACACACATTGGAGGTCAGGCACATGCATTTTTGAGGCTAAAGCCAACTAAACATGAACATTTTACTACAAACTTCTTCTGCATTTACATATATAAAAACTCTATCTCTTTGGCTAAGACAACTAAAATGATCATTTCCTACATTCAATATTTACAAATAATGTTGGGATTTATTTccaaattgcaaaatacttcaaTATACAAAAAAACCCTCAGTCATAAAGGCAAACAAGAAGTTACTTCAGGAGCGGGTCCTTTGGACACTAAAGGATATTTTCTCTAAAAAAGTTGCCATTGTCTTTTACCATCAGTGGTATTGCAAACTCTGTTTGGAAGTCAGTAGGACGACCTGATCCCTGGTGACATTCCAGTATGTTTGAGCATTTTAAAATCTTTCACAAGCTTCAGTTCTTCCCATATTGAGGTTTTCGGAAaagagggcagatcctcagcagcTCTAAGtcatcatagctccattgactacaactgagctgaggatctgctcctaAGTGTTCTGACTGCCAGATGGGTCACGGACACTAAGAGCTGTTCTGTGACAGCCTCAATATATTATACTAGCATTACCGATCTTTCTAGTCACTCTCCCACAACATGCAAGAAACTTTCCTCATCCACTTGCTGTTGGCACTAGATGAAGACAAAGAATGGTTCAAAAGCCAtccatataaataaaatgtagccAGAATTCACCGTTCTGGTCTAGTTGCTTTGTTCACAAATGAAAAAATGTTAATTGctgagtttattttaaaaaacaacaaagaacAACCATGGGCATCTAGATTCTAAATCAGAATGTTTTCCACGGGGGAATTCAAACAGTGCTGGGACCAACCAGGGGTCTAACTTAACCCCaccattatttatttaaaaaagcacTCAGACAGTGATCTGTTGATTTTCTCTAAACAGAGGTCTTTGGTGTGTCCCGCAGATATCTTGGAAGATCCTGAATATTTGGTCATGCTGGGTCTCATCAGCTACCGGAAGCATCGGGCCACTGCTGTAGACCTTTCCTGCCTCTTCCACCAGCTGCCTAACCCACAGCTGCTCAACCTACAGGAGAAGGAAAGGCCACCACGATGTTTAAATAAGATGAGAACACTTACGACATACGTCTTCCTCCAACTCACCATAACCACCACCATCCAGACTTCACTGAACACTCTAGCAGGGGTACATGAGCTACTGTCAATACAGTACATCAGATACCACAAGGAAGAGAATGGTCTAAATGGGAAAACCTCCTTCAAGAGAGAAattgggaaaagaggggaaggcTGGCAGGGGGATGGATAGCTTagaggtttgagcattagcctgctaaacccagggttgtgagttcaatccttgaggaggccatttagggatctggggcaaaaatctatcaggGGATTAGTCCTACCttaagcagggggttagactagatacctcctgagggtcccttccaaccctgagattctatggtctTGTGCTTAAGGCAACTGGTCTCAGATTCAggtctttgggcaagtcactaactCTTTTGTCTAGTTAAATTGGAAATTCTTCAGGACAGGGAATGTCTCTTTCTATATacacagtgccttgcacaatagGGCTCTAATCTCAATTGGAAGGGGGTGCAGAGAGCCATTTGAAAATGTGACAGGGGGCAGATTTCCCCACCCTAACTAGCCCTCTTCTTCCCTGACCAGGAGCCCCCACCCTTTCCAATTGTGAGTGAGTGGTGCACAGGATCACAGCACCACTTGGGTTTGGCCTGGCAGTCCCTCCCTCATGACagatgggccaaatttgagtgagtggtgaTGCGAACGGGCACATAACaccgctcaggtttggcccagccaaaAACTGGTCAGGTCATGACCCAGCTtggccctgcctgctctgtggctTATGTTGACTGGAGATTTTAGGCGGTGCTGTAATACACATAAATAACACGGTGAATATATTAGGATGTCATCAACAAAAGAAAGCAAAGATGTCTAACTTAAAGACTCGGtggtcctgaattttttttttatttatttttttttattttttttacagtctTTGAACAAAGCCATTCTGGGCATAGTAAACTAATTTTCCTATTTATTTCTAATTTACCACCAGAGTTTTTCCCCACTCACTTCTTCCATATCCTTTGTACTGTAAGATTTTACATGCAAACTATCCATTACTCTCAAGTTTATTCACCCCTTAACGCTTGCTTCTCTGCATGAAGCCCTAATCCTGCTGTTAACAGCACAGCCAGTTGCAGTGATTTATCTGACAGTTGCCTCGAAGGCAGGAGTGGGAGGCCAGAAAAAGGTTACATAGTTATTTAGCACATGACTATGCAAACAGAGAGGGGACGGGAAAAATACATTTCTTcctaatttagggccagattttcaaaccaACAGCATCTGTGTGCAGTTTTGTGCTTACTTTGctcatttaattaattaatgtgaTGACATGggccatttggggggggggggtgcaagttAAGAAAATTAATTGGCAGCCTGGATGCCTAACTGATGATTTATGCAAGCAAAAACCTGGTTTACACATGCAATTGATGCACATATGTAAACAAGTTAGGCAGGGctagattaactctcctgtgggccgaGGGCTATTGTATACagaggccccacaaaatctaagtctttttccaatttaaaacaaaatgatcagttatggcatcgaggctattaatgctaaacttgccttttaattaatgAAGTTGTTCTGTGATTACATTTCAGTCgtaaaacatgtagaatatagttaaTTCAAAATAGCGTACCTCTTACCTTAGAATAGCTgttatattagtttctttctgggagggaatttgggtgaaggaggggggtgcaggctctgggagggagtttggtgcaggaggggattctgacctggggcagggggttggggtgcaaggtgtAGGCTCCAGCTGGCaggcgcttaccacaggcagctcctggctggtggcgcagcagggctcaggcagactgcctgccctggccccacaccgctctcagaagcagccggctgctggcatgtctctgcgcacccttcgggggagggggacagcgtgTCTCCGTGCACTGCCCGCGCCCACAAGCGCCACCcacgcagctcccactggccagttcccatccaatgggagctgtggagacaATGCTGGGGCGAGGACAGCGTGTGGACccgcctccacccccaccagtggCGCAGAGACACATGTCAGCagccggccgcttccgggagtggtgtgaggccatggcatgcaggcagcctgcctgagccctgttgCAGTGGGGTCCCCCTtagcctggggccctgggctgcagcccctcaAGCCCCTACATTAATCCGTCCCTGAAGTTAGGTACGCAAATTGCATGCAGCCCTATGCTTCTGAGGTTGGAAATATCTGGCTCTGAATGTTAAGAGACAGAAAGAGGGCCTTTGGGTCACaggaaagaaaatctcagctttcattttaaagaagCAGCCTTGGGGATGCATTTCTGAGTTGTAGGAGAACGAAGGGGCAGCTCAAGCAATGGCTGTTTCTCATGAATGTGCCTTACCTGTACCAGGATTAATTTACAGCGTAAAGGGACTGTGTCTGGAAACTCTTCGCCAAAGCACAGCAGGACCCTGCTCTCAGGGAAACGGCCCTGGTTGCTGTAGAACTGTTGCAGCTCTAAGAGGAGAAAAACAGATGGTTGGAAAGGATGGAAACCAACTAACTTCCATGAGACATTAGCACACACAGCTGCAGCAGGTGGCTTATTCACCTGCAGGGAGAATTGCATACACACACCTCGGCAGCAAACCCACACAAACACCTGCCGGCAGCACTGCATGCACACCCAGCGAAAGGTATTTAGCTTTTATGGAGAGAGAAAATTAGAGGGGGAGGTTAAAAATCCCAATGCAGGAAATCCTCGTTGAAGAGCTGTATAAGCGACACTGTGCTAAGTTAATCTCTGATTCAATAGCAGGGCGCCTGGCCAGTCCAGGGCCCTGGCTGTACTGCTTCTGTAGTCATTTAGACTGAGAAGAGTCAAGATCCTgggtgcagagccctctgcctctcTGACTCTGGCAACAAGCATTTCCCATTCCTCTACAGCGACCCCCTCAGGAGACTGATGGAGCTGCAACTTCTCCCCTCTCTGGAGAGACTGATTTGATGTAGAGCTGAGGTCCTCAACCTtcttctttctgagcccctcccccgccccaacgTGCtctaaaaactccactgcccacttGTGCCACAAGTGTTTTTCTGAATATAAAAGCCTGTGCTGGCCTTAAAGGGCaacaagcagggcagctgcccaggaCCCCACACCACAGGATGCCCTGTAAAGCTAAggtgctcaggctttggctttgtcTCCACACGGCAGGGCTCTGGCTCAGCTTAGGCTCTCTACCCTGCCCCACGGACCCTGAtgccagccctgcctggcagaCCCCCTGTTTGTAGCCCCCcgggggccctggacccctggctgagaactgctgatctagcaCTTTCAGGGGAGGACTAAGAAAGGAGGAATGACTAAAAGTCCcatcttcccaccacagggaagTCCACAGATATTCCTTGTACCTGGAGGAGAAAGAATTGGCCCTGCATTAATATGTATTAACACAGATTCAGTATCACATGCAGTGCCTTTAGGACTGTTATTCTGTAACCTATCAATCGTGCCCTCGCTTGATGTAAGACATGGCAGTGGGGGGTTTATACAATATCTCCAAACACCACCGCTCACAAGAGAGAAGCCACGGTGTCTGGTGGAAGGGATACTGCTGTGTTTATTTCTATAAGTGTTGGCAAGGATGGAAAAGACTATGTGAGCACTTTGGGGCTGAGGTCTATACATTCGGTGCCAGATCCTGAcctggcataaatcagcataggTTCTTTGACTTACGGCATAGAAAGGATGCTCGAGCGGTTAGGCCACTACTATGGGACTTAAGAAACCTGGGTggaattccctgctctgccacacttttcttgtgtgaccttgggcgagtcacttagcTTCTCCGTGGCTCGGTACAGGAAGATGTAGCCACCATCCTACAGCAACATGGCTCTTTCCTTGTGTCAGTGCACAGAGGACAAGGGGGGGGAGAGGGCCCGGAAAACTCAGCTGTAATGAAGAGGGTGGATCAAGAGAGGTGGGAATGTTCCACAAACCTCGGACAAACTGGTTGGAGTCGAATATTTTGACCACCTCATCCCGGTCCagcttgttgggcctgtccttgTACAGCACGTTGTTTCCACTCCAGAAGACTCTCCCCTGGCACAGCCTCTTGATGAAGATACCCTGCTTGTTGCTATGCAGCAGCACCCCCCGATCCAGGTGCCCGAAGAGCTtcttggtgatgtgcttctggcgTTCATTCGGGATGGCGTCGGCGGAAGGGAACTGCACGTGCTCCAGGCTATCCGGGCCATACAGCTTGTCACAGTGGGCGGGGGCGTGGCTCAGGGAAATTCGGCAGCCTTCGTGGTAAGAGGTAGTAGTGTGGCCAACCAGCTTCCCTCCGTAATAGAAACTGATCACCATCTGCGAGTACACTGCAGGGAGACACACCCGCACGCAGCCAGTCAGAGTACGCAGCTAACCCCCTCCGCTGCTTCACCCAGTGCTGCAGGAATAACCATCCCGTTGCACAGGAGAGCAAAGCTCCAGTTAAGCGCTGAAGCCCTTGAAATGCTGTGTGCCTGGCTCCACAGCAGTGAATGTAAAGTCAGCATCACAGCTCTCTGGGACTAGAATCAGCAGGATAGTCAAGGGCTGCTCCTGCAACCCCGGCACGCATGAGCAGACCTCACTCAGCAAGCATTGTCTATAATGGGGCTACTCCTGAGAGGAAGAACTCAGCTGTTTCCTCCCTGACCCTCTCAGACTTTCCACTGGGGACACTCATTTTCAGCACAGGTTTTCTGAATTCAGCATGCTCTGTAGCACGCAACCTTTTACCTTCCCAATCCTCCACAGTCCCACATGTTTGTCTGCAGCTGATAAGCCTGACCAGTTAGATTTACCGATCTACTTTTACCAGTTACCCCTTGGTTAGATTTAGGTAGAACATGCCAGCAGAACAGTTTGCAAACGTGATTACATATGTCAGCATGGTGGGCACCGATTGCAGGCACCAGGATCCTGCTACCTTTTCACTGGGAACTGGAGGAGCAGATGGCTGCATACTTCGCACAGTAGCTGCCCCGGAGCAGATTCTAATGCCCTTCCTCACCTTGAATATTTCCTCACTCCAAGAACAGCCCCACTGTTCCAATGAAGCAGAATATCTGGCAGACCACCACGATACTCAGGTAGGTGCTCAGCCACAGGGGTAATGGGTTTATAATCTGCCCCTTGGAAACTCCCCACCCACTCCAGATTTCATTATCCAGGGAACAATCATCCTGGAACAGCCTTCATCCAAGTGAACTGCGCTGCCTTTAGTGAAGCAAATGTAAAGGAGTCTGAGACCAGGACAGCCATTTTATGCTGCCATGTAGGTGTGCAGGAGGGCATCCCCTGTGGGCCTGGCATCCTTCCAACAACAAACTCTCTGCCCTTAAGGTGTCTCAGACTTTGTCCCTTGTTAGCTAACTATATCGCACTGTGTTTGCATCTGCCACTCTGCTGAAACCTGCCCTTTCGCCGTGCTACTGTTTGTTATCTAAACAACCTGCTAGGTCTCCACACACATGCCTGTACCGATGCACAGCAGATTTGCTGTGGGTAAGCAACCTGCAGGGTGGATTTGCAACCAAGAGCCCAGTCCTCAGCTGTGCCAAGCCCAGTTCTCGCTGTGGCTGGAAGGGAGAGCGAAGGAGGCTTAATGTCACCTTTACACTCCTCTTCCCCAATCCTGGTGGCACCCAGGGGCTGGTTTGGTCCTCAGCACAAGTCAGAGCAGCCTCAAGGTGCCATCTAGGTGCTGCTGTGCTGGCCAGATCACCGAAGCACAGAGCGCTCTGGCCACAGTCACTCCAGCTTTTGGCATATCTTCAACACCTGGGGAAGGCTGGAAGGACTGGCACAGAGCCAGGGCTATGGTAGCCTCATGCCACTTGGGGATTTCCCTACGCCCAGGAAATCCCCAGCTGGCTCTTTAAGCCAACTTTACGTGTTGTTGGAGCAGGGCAACGGCATCACCTTAttgggcagaatctggcctcctCCCGGGCGCACACATCTCTGCTACTGCTTAGAAGCTTTAATTCCTTTGCCTGGGTGCTGAGAATGGAACAGCGGCTTATGAAGTCAGAGCGTTTCTGAGCAATTAAGCCCTAAGCTGCCATTTTCAGTGGCTCTGCCATTTTTAATGATTATTTTCTCTGGGTGCACATGAACAGGGCCACAATGGCAGCGAAGCCAGGCCCCGCCTGCGAGTGCCACATGAGATGCAGCTTACACTATACCGACTGAGGGCACAGTACGTAACTGAGCAAGGAAGTGGGATTTCCAGTACCTGACTGCAGCTGTTCATAGCCGGAGTACCCATTCATCAGGGGCACAGCTGCTGTGGGAGAAGAAATAAAGTTATATTTGTGTGTCAAGTTTTGACACAAGCACCGGGATCTCTGGTAAAATCCAATGACCCGGCCGCCCACTCGTTTCGCCCCAGTGCCATTTCCTCTCCACCCATAAATTCCTCCTCTCCACATCGTCCTGATCCCTCCACGGTTTCATGAGAGAAGAAAACCCTGCAAGGAGCCTTGCCCACATCAGGGGTTCCACTTCCCCGGCCAGATGAGCAGCGACAGAATGGGGATTCCCAACATGGGATCCAGAACGGTGCTGCCATGTACGGGGAATTCACTTGACAATGTACC
Encoded here:
- the IRF8 gene encoding interferon regulatory factor 8 isoform X2, which translates into the protein MCDRNGGRRLRQWLIEQIDSGMYPGLIWENEEKSMFRIPWKHAGKQDYNQEVDASIFKAWAVFKGKFKEGDKAEPATWKTRLRCALNKSPDFEEVTDRSQLDISEPYKVYRIVPEEEQKCKAGIANGGSLNEATDMDCSPSAIDDLMKESPVVDEYLGIIKRSPSPPQENCRNPPIPDWWMQQPSPAVPLMNGYSGYEQLQSVYSQMVISFYYGGKLVGHTTTSYHEGCRISLSHAPAHCDKLYGPDSLEHVQFPSADAIPNERQKHITKKLFGHLDRGVLLHSNKQGIFIKRLCQGRVFWSGNNVLYKDRPNKLDRDEVVKIFDSNQFVRELQQFYSNQGRFPESRVLLCFGEEFPDTVPLRCKLILVQVEQLWVRQLVEEAGKVYSSGPMLPVADETQHDQIFRIFQDICGTHQRPLFRENQQITV
- the IRF8 gene encoding interferon regulatory factor 8 isoform X1 produces the protein MCDRNGGRRLRQWLIEQIDSGMYPGLIWENEEKSMFRIPWKHAGKQDYNQEVDASIFKAWAVFKGKFKEGDKAEPATWKTRLRCALNKSPDFEEVTDRSQLDISEPYKVYRIVPEEEQKCKAGIANGGSLNEATDMDCSPSAIDDLMKESPVVDEYLGIIKRSPSPPQENCRNPPIPDWWMQQPSPAAVPLMNGYSGYEQLQSVYSQMVISFYYGGKLVGHTTTSYHEGCRISLSHAPAHCDKLYGPDSLEHVQFPSADAIPNERQKHITKKLFGHLDRGVLLHSNKQGIFIKRLCQGRVFWSGNNVLYKDRPNKLDRDEVVKIFDSNQFVRELQQFYSNQGRFPESRVLLCFGEEFPDTVPLRCKLILVQVEQLWVRQLVEEAGKVYSSGPMLPVADETQHDQIFRIFQDICGTHQRPLFRENQQITV